Proteins from one Gimesia maris genomic window:
- a CDS encoding choice-of-anchor Q domain-containing protein, translating to MFRSLWLTTLNRRLRNQCSRSRYSRRHQHHGDRTPSAQALVSRKAVVESLEDRTLLTAFTVVNTDDSGAGSLRDAIEQANASAGADSISFDAALAGETIVLTTELQITDDLTITGLGSDQLTLDGNSDSRIFNINDGSFGTLLTVEIRGLALTNGFSDNGGAISNYEDLTVKDCLFSENDVSSVQIQSAGFNNGGAIKNVAGTLEVSNTTFSNNLAVDGGAIYNSTGTVNVMNSMFSENMATTTQGQGGGIYGIYGSVAITECSFLSNSASGYGGGIGTLYGTLSVTDSFFSNNSAGPHSSGSAIYNDGQMTVTRSVFSENSEKSAITNSTTNGTNVVISDCDISENDVSTGAIYNLNGSMLIIDSRFTGNNSVGGGIANLAKLTIVNSTISANFASGNGSGIDNSGVLSIINSTISGNGSNTLRGGGIYNSGVLDIVNSTLTANRASYGGGIYNDSYGTLTVSNTIIAGNTVVHEGAQVSGSFTSNASIIQDSIEGLIDPVLKDNGGLTQTHALLPGSAAINAGTNNIAIDAELTTDQRGAGFARIIYGIVDIGAFEATDTGPLHFLVDSATDTDDGDYSTGNLSLREAIKLSNESATTDTITFDASLFDQTLMLFNELVITDDVTIIGHGVEHLTLSGDGTRRLFRIDDENAEASISVELSGFTLTNGFANYSSGGAIHSLETLSISDVVFADNQASVLNGPLYGGNYGGAIYSGGELTVTNSTFVRNSADRYGGAIYSTDGLLTITGCDFSENQTSYAGGAIVAQNGDLTVSASTFTQNSSDTLGGGIYITQGVLTVSKSVFTENSSVTGGAIYHQISSTFPPVFTELSITDCTFQGNTTTSSAGAVYYSSALTFYSAYHTAYIENSHFSENSGSSGGALYLSGKNVLITDSTFFKNSASLNGGGISSYCDNLTVQNSLFEKNSSQAWGGGIYSKRSLVLQNSTLSGNTALVVGGGIAFDHMNYPWEIINSTLTGNAAARNGGGIYVMNSLGGTITNSIVAGNTAASAPQVLYYVTKTNSIVQDSVAGLLDPVLRDNGGVTKTHALLPGSAAINGGDNNALNDTNLNIVNRRSITQDPRGEGYERIVDETIDIGAFEVQHTFAEVELRIVDEKTTTQSNGEQTTLPDNLTWIDEWTGYWLEIWISTPAATDLGVLSAAMNLSYNTAIATAVSIEFGPGFTINQTGIINDLTGMIENLSAETRLTDVGDDQRVLFARIRFESTDSDGIDLDLAGQLMIPQSPGFTVHQTEVQVVGNIATEEVQGPAPETLVFANPYDLNDDDKIDYRDLLLFINVFNSDPRETNSGYAWFADLDQNHNVNYRDLISFVSNYGRNKTNQSTVNYPQGFPENRNKHLTVAPKLLPQLNARPVEQASAETMLSSVVESLDPQLTAAQNAKLAQVDIEIVDLPEGVLSNTVHGTIYIDVNAAGYGWFVDDTPDDHSEFYATGPYTLVSVPYATSNVLGKIDLWTVILHELGHLLGYDHADDGAMQESLAPSERRLMDWEAETDAFFSTLTDDAEQSVS from the coding sequence ATGTTTCGCTCTCTTTGGCTGACTACACTGAACCGCCGGCTCCGCAATCAATGTTCCCGCTCCCGGTACTCGCGACGCCACCAGCACCACGGCGACCGCACTCCCTCCGCCCAGGCACTCGTTTCCCGCAAGGCAGTAGTAGAGTCGCTGGAAGACCGCACACTGCTGACCGCGTTCACGGTAGTGAATACGGACGACTCCGGCGCAGGCAGTCTCCGCGATGCCATCGAACAGGCCAACGCCAGTGCCGGCGCGGATTCGATTTCGTTCGACGCCGCGCTCGCAGGTGAAACGATTGTACTCACTACAGAGCTACAGATAACTGATGACCTGACGATTACCGGGCTGGGTTCAGATCAGCTCACGTTGGACGGGAATAGTGACAGTCGGATTTTTAACATCAATGATGGAAGTTTCGGAACTTTGCTCACCGTCGAAATCAGAGGACTGGCATTGACCAATGGTTTCTCAGATAACGGAGGGGCTATCTCCAATTATGAGGATCTCACCGTCAAAGACTGTTTGTTTTCTGAGAATGATGTGTCAAGTGTCCAGATTCAAAGTGCAGGATTTAATAATGGTGGTGCAATTAAAAATGTGGCTGGTACATTAGAAGTCTCAAACACCACATTTTCAAATAACTTGGCTGTAGATGGAGGTGCAATCTACAACTCCACTGGTACTGTGAATGTAATGAATAGCATGTTCTCAGAGAATATGGCCACGACCACTCAAGGGCAAGGTGGGGGAATCTATGGAATCTATGGCTCTGTCGCCATTACCGAGTGTTCGTTCCTTAGCAACTCAGCATCGGGTTATGGTGGCGGAATTGGCACTCTTTATGGGACACTCAGTGTCACCGACAGTTTTTTTTCAAATAATTCGGCAGGCCCTCACTCTTCAGGTAGTGCTATCTATAATGATGGCCAGATGACAGTGACTCGTAGTGTCTTCTCTGAAAATAGTGAGAAAAGCGCTATCACGAACAGTACAACTAACGGTACTAATGTAGTTATTTCCGACTGTGACATTTCAGAGAATGATGTATCCACCGGCGCTATTTATAATTTAAATGGTTCGATGCTAATTATCGATAGTCGTTTCACTGGTAATAATTCAGTAGGGGGTGGAATTGCTAACCTTGCGAAATTGACAATCGTAAACAGTACCATATCAGCAAATTTTGCTAGCGGTAATGGAAGTGGAATCGATAACTCTGGAGTATTATCTATTATCAATAGTACGATTTCAGGGAATGGTTCCAATACACTTCGTGGAGGCGGAATCTACAACAGTGGTGTACTCGATATTGTAAATAGCACTCTCACCGCGAACAGAGCAAGTTACGGAGGGGGTATATATAATGATTCGTATGGAACACTTACTGTTTCGAATACTATCATAGCCGGGAATACTGTAGTTCATGAAGGTGCTCAAGTTTCAGGTAGTTTCACAAGTAACGCAAGCATTATCCAAGACAGTATTGAAGGATTGATTGATCCGGTATTGAAAGATAACGGCGGCCTTACTCAAACTCATGCCTTACTGCCTGGTAGCGCTGCCATTAATGCTGGTACGAACAATATCGCCATCGATGCGGAACTCACTACTGATCAGCGCGGAGCCGGTTTTGCTAGAATCATTTATGGCATCGTTGACATCGGTGCCTTTGAAGCGACAGATACCGGTCCGTTACACTTTCTCGTCGACTCTGCCACGGATACCGACGACGGCGACTATTCCACCGGAAACTTATCGTTGCGGGAAGCCATCAAGCTGTCGAATGAGTCAGCGACCACGGATACCATCACCTTTGATGCCAGCCTCTTTGATCAGACGCTCATGCTTTTTAATGAGCTGGTGATTACAGATGACGTGACCATCATCGGCCACGGAGTAGAGCACCTGACTCTCAGTGGCGACGGAACCCGCCGCCTCTTTCGCATTGATGATGAGAATGCCGAAGCTTCCATCAGTGTTGAGTTAAGCGGATTCACACTGACCAACGGGTTTGCCAACTACTCAAGCGGAGGCGCCATTCACAGTCTGGAAACCTTGTCCATTTCCGATGTCGTGTTTGCAGACAATCAGGCCAGTGTTTTAAATGGTCCGCTTTACGGCGGCAACTACGGCGGGGCAATCTACAGTGGCGGTGAGCTGACAGTGACGAACAGCACGTTTGTCCGCAACAGCGCAGACCGGTATGGCGGCGCCATTTACAGTACCGATGGTTTGCTGACGATCACGGGATGCGATTTCTCTGAAAATCAAACGTCCTATGCGGGAGGAGCGATCGTCGCTCAAAACGGTGACCTGACTGTTTCTGCCAGCACCTTCACGCAAAACAGCAGTGATACCTTAGGCGGAGGGATTTACATCACTCAGGGAGTCTTAACCGTCAGCAAGTCGGTCTTTACTGAAAACAGTTCAGTCACAGGAGGTGCAATCTATCATCAGATATCGTCGACGTTCCCTCCGGTCTTTACGGAATTGAGCATCACGGACTGTACCTTCCAGGGCAATACGACCACCTCCAGCGCTGGGGCCGTGTATTATTCGTCGGCGCTCACTTTTTACAGCGCCTATCACACTGCTTACATTGAAAACAGTCACTTCTCAGAAAACAGCGGCAGCTCGGGTGGCGCACTGTATTTAAGCGGAAAAAATGTTCTCATCACAGATTCCACCTTTTTCAAGAATTCGGCAAGCTTAAACGGAGGGGGTATCAGTAGTTATTGTGATAACCTGACGGTCCAGAACAGCCTGTTCGAAAAAAATTCCTCACAAGCCTGGGGAGGGGGGATTTATTCTAAGAGATCCCTGGTGCTGCAAAACAGTACCCTCTCCGGGAATACTGCTCTCGTGGTCGGTGGCGGCATCGCCTTTGATCATATGAATTATCCCTGGGAGATCATCAATTCTACTTTAACCGGCAACGCTGCAGCCAGAAATGGGGGCGGTATCTATGTAATGAACAGCCTGGGCGGTACGATCACCAATTCGATTGTTGCCGGTAATACGGCTGCTTCGGCTCCGCAAGTTCTATACTATGTCACAAAAACAAACAGCATCGTCCAGGACAGCGTGGCAGGCTTGCTTGATCCCGTTTTGAGAGACAATGGTGGCGTTACGAAAACACACGCGCTGTTACCAGGCAGTGCGGCGATCAATGGCGGAGACAATAACGCTCTGAATGATACGAACCTGAACATCGTCAATCGCAGATCCATCACTCAGGACCCGCGCGGGGAAGGATATGAACGCATTGTAGATGAGACCATCGATATCGGTGCTTTCGAAGTTCAACACACGTTCGCCGAGGTTGAGCTGCGGATAGTCGACGAAAAGACAACCACTCAAAGCAATGGAGAGCAAACTACGCTTCCGGACAACCTCACCTGGATCGACGAATGGACCGGCTACTGGCTCGAAATCTGGATCAGCACACCCGCTGCGACTGACCTGGGAGTGTTGTCTGCAGCCATGAACCTGAGCTACAACACCGCGATTGCCACCGCTGTCAGTATTGAATTTGGTCCCGGTTTCACCATCAACCAGACAGGTATCATCAATGATCTGACGGGCATGATTGAAAACCTGTCAGCTGAAACAAGACTGACCGATGTGGGAGACGATCAACGAGTGCTGTTTGCCCGCATCCGGTTTGAATCAACGGACAGCGATGGTATCGATCTTGATCTGGCAGGTCAGCTCATGATTCCGCAAAGTCCTGGATTCACGGTTCACCAGACCGAGGTCCAGGTGGTGGGCAACATCGCCACCGAAGAGGTACAGGGACCCGCGCCCGAAACCCTGGTCTTCGCGAACCCCTATGATCTCAACGATGACGACAAGATCGACTATCGAGATCTGCTTCTGTTTATCAATGTCTTTAATTCTGATCCCAGAGAGACGAATTCCGGCTATGCCTGGTTCGCAGATCTGGATCAGAATCACAACGTCAACTACCGCGATCTGATCTCCTTCGTCAGTAATTACGGCAGGAATAAAACCAATCAATCAACGGTCAATTATCCTCAGGGTTTCCCCGAAAACCGGAACAAACATTTAACAGTCGCTCCCAAACTGTTACCACAGTTGAATGCCAGGCCCGTCGAACAGGCATCAGCGGAGACGATGTTAAGCAGTGTTGTTGAATCTCTCGATCCGCAACTGACAGCAGCACAAAATGCAAAACTGGCGCAGGTTGATATCGAGATTGTTGATCTTCCCGAGGGCGTGTTAAGCAATACCGTCCATGGTACGATTTATATCGACGTCAATGCCGCCGGCTATGGCTGGTTTGTGGATGACACCCCCGACGACCATAGTGAATTTTATGCGACAGGGCCTTACACTCTGGTATCAGTGCCCTATGCTACCAGTAATGTTCTCGGGAAAATTGATCTCTGGACCGTCATACTGCACGAACTGGGGCACCTGCTGGGATATGATCATGCAGACGACGGCGCCATGCAGGAAAGTCTGGCCCCCAGCGAACGTCGCCTGATGGACTGGGAAGCTGAGACGGATGCGTTCTTTAGCACTCTGACCGATGATGCGGAACAGAGTGTCTCCTGA
- a CDS encoding sulfatase: protein MLSLSSVSAAERPNILLILVDDLKPAFGCYGDPVARTPNIDSLAARGMRFDLAYCNQAVCAPSRFTLMLGSHSTSTGLYGLGSQLRQIVPDAVTLPQYFAQHGGYRTESLGKVFHIGHGNHGDPRSFSVPHFHDKVIEYLEPASTEGGKLTREEAYFTNQQLDRIKSLPRGAAYESPDVADIKYADGRVAAETMLRLKAAQQRRKQEGTPFFIVAGFARPHLPFSAPQKYWDLYDPSQLPLPQFEELPANAPPVAGKRGGEITNYSPVPVERNAQFSEELKRQLIHGYYASMSFVDAQIGKVLTELDQLKLTDETIVVLWGDHGFHLGDLGIWTKHTNYEQANRIPLLIAAPGVTRPGSSTKQLAESVDLFPTLAELAGLPAPTVPQPIDGVSLVPVLKNPEARVRDHAYHAYPKQKLGRAIRTERYRLVEWRPSNNPTAPAVYELYDYQTDPLETRNLAADHPDVIKTLKQKLANYPRPRPRNQRPVKKKAAPRSK from the coding sequence ATGCTTTCACTGAGCAGTGTTTCTGCTGCAGAACGCCCCAACATTCTGCTGATCCTCGTCGATGACTTGAAACCCGCGTTCGGCTGTTACGGCGATCCGGTCGCCCGCACACCCAACATTGATTCCCTTGCGGCACGCGGGATGCGTTTTGATCTGGCCTATTGCAACCAGGCGGTCTGCGCACCGTCGCGGTTCACGTTGATGCTCGGCTCACATTCAACATCAACCGGTTTATATGGGCTCGGCAGTCAGTTGCGACAAATCGTTCCCGACGCCGTCACGCTGCCTCAATACTTCGCGCAGCACGGCGGCTACCGGACCGAATCGCTGGGCAAAGTCTTTCATATCGGGCATGGCAACCACGGAGATCCCCGGTCGTTCAGCGTGCCTCATTTCCACGACAAGGTGATCGAATACCTTGAGCCCGCCAGTACCGAGGGCGGAAAGCTCACGCGGGAAGAAGCCTACTTCACCAATCAGCAGCTTGACCGTATCAAATCACTACCTCGCGGCGCTGCCTATGAATCGCCCGATGTGGCCGACATCAAATATGCTGACGGACGCGTGGCCGCGGAAACCATGCTGAGGCTCAAAGCCGCACAGCAACGCCGCAAGCAAGAGGGCACCCCGTTTTTCATCGTCGCTGGCTTCGCGCGACCGCATCTCCCTTTCAGCGCACCGCAGAAATACTGGGACCTCTACGATCCATCACAACTGCCGCTGCCGCAGTTTGAAGAACTCCCCGCAAACGCACCTCCGGTCGCCGGCAAGCGTGGCGGGGAGATCACCAATTACAGCCCTGTACCAGTCGAACGGAACGCGCAGTTCAGCGAGGAACTTAAACGCCAACTGATTCACGGCTATTACGCCAGTATGAGTTTCGTCGACGCTCAGATCGGTAAAGTGCTCACCGAACTGGATCAGCTTAAACTGACTGACGAGACCATCGTTGTGTTATGGGGCGATCATGGTTTCCATCTGGGTGACCTGGGCATCTGGACCAAGCACACCAATTACGAACAGGCCAACCGCATCCCGCTGCTCATCGCGGCTCCCGGAGTCACGCGGCCCGGTTCCTCCACGAAACAACTTGCTGAAAGCGTCGACCTGTTTCCCACCTTGGCCGAACTCGCCGGCCTGCCCGCACCCACAGTCCCACAACCCATCGACGGCGTCAGCCTGGTTCCCGTCCTGAAGAACCCCGAAGCCCGGGTGCGCGACCATGCGTATCACGCCTACCCCAAACAGAAACTGGGCCGCGCCATCCGCACCGAACGCTATCGCCTGGTCGAATGGCGTCCCTCTAACAACCCGACAGCACCTGCCGTCTACGAACTCTACGACTACCAGACCGACCCATTAGAAACCAGAAACCTGGCAGCCGACCACCCGGATGTCATCAAAACGCTAAAACAAAAACTGGCAAACTACCCCAGGCCCCGCCCGCGGAATCAGCGGCCTGTAAAGAAAAAAGCAGCACCCCGTAGTAAATAA